The following proteins are encoded in a genomic region of Necator americanus strain Aroian chromosome II, whole genome shotgun sequence:
- a CDS encoding hypothetical protein (NECATOR_CHRII.G5920.T3): protein MGRTWLLFRKNLIVLWRNGLVNLPPIIIPTCAGFVLLVLLHRALQQQSSISRGGSLFSNLTKIFTQDEQSRKTYFHITAGKGLTKLQVEELLFFLSNFMNSSDDHQVIFGYDNNSQLSRNYNDTIVVKDFDYLTKFHYMYSFTDNLRMSWARNQFTEEPANTTSDPTWKHLFRFHLFLANKFLASNRKHGILPNLWQSTHIETNEQDLRRWTNTFTTVAILMVVPAMVSRSYEVCQEKACGLEKLMEVMGAGQFDFYISHAMMSFLCGIFVLFPFEIVNALHLSHAYNFLFMGAACLLLGLSCTLVCLICSAITSSPLTSVITSIVVFLFLFILAVVTNSVESRSVCYYILTLNPFAAYKMFAGSVVNYHIRGAKPWVTFRTAYYDVSSPLEFLLWFLSSSMVMILLLMLKVLYSSTYSTTEGRKAEEKAKKT from the exons ATGGGAAGAACATGGCTGCTTTTCAG gaagaacttGATAGTATTGTGGAGAAACGGACTGGTGAATTTGCCTCCTATCATAATCCCCACGTGTGCCGGGTTCGTATTATTAGTGCTTCTGCATCGTGCCCTG CAACAACAGTCTTCCATATCACGAGGTGGTTCGCTATTCTCGAATctcacaaaaatatttacacAAGACGAACAATCACGGAAGACCTATTTCCATAT AACAGCTGGAAAAGGTTTAACCAAACTGCAAGTAGAAGAACTACTGTTTTTCCTATCCAATTTCATGAAC AGTAGTGATGACCATCAAGTGATATTTGGCTATGACAACAACTCACAACTAAG CAGAAACTATAACGATACAATCGTTGTCAAAGATTTTGATTATCTCACAAAATTCCACTACATGTATAGTTTCACAGATAATTTGCGGATGTCTTGGGCAAGGAATCAATTTACAGA agaaCCAGCTAACACTACGAGTGACCCAACTTGGAAACATCTGTTTAGATTTCACTTGTTTCTCGCCAACAAGTTTTTAGCATCA AATAGAAAACATGGAATTCTTCCGAATTTGTGGCAATCAACGCATATTGAAACAAATGAGCAAGATTTAAGAAGATGGACGAACACTTTTACAACAG TTGCTATTCTTATGGTTGTTCCTGCAATGGTATCGAGATCCTATGAAGTGTGTCAAGAGAAAGCTTGCGGTTTAGAG AAGCTAATGGAGGTAATGGGAGCGGGACAGTTCGATTTCTATATTTCGCATGCAATGATGTCTTTTTTATGCGGCATATTTGTCCTCTTTCCCTTTGAAATCGTAAATGCTTTGCATCTTTCTCAT GCTTACAACTTCCTCTTCATGGGCGCAGCATGTCTATTATTAGGACTGTCATGTACACTTGTATGCCTCATCTGTTCAGCAATCACTTCTTCACCGCTGACGTCGGTAATAA CGTCTATTGTTgtgttcttattcttatttattcttgCTGTTGTAACTAATTCTGTAGAAAGCAGATCTGTGTGCTACTATATTCTGACTTTAAATCCGTTTGCTGCATACAAAATGTTTGCTGGAAGTGTTGTCAACTACCACATTCGCG GAGCTAAACCTTGGGTGACATTCAGAACCGCTTACTATGATGTCAGTTCTCCGCTTGAGTTTCTTCTGTGGTTCCTGAGCAGTTCGATGGTCATGATCTTATTATTGATGTTGAAAGTTTTGTATTCATCTACTTATTCTACGACAGAAGGGCGCAAG
- a CDS encoding hypothetical protein (NECATOR_CHRII.G5921.T1) encodes MVAPGKTGLEESYRQPKRNRTRMKICTYNAHTLASEAAIEDLMMQAKKTKYDFIGLTEKRRRHPLNTVYETGEEQSLGTCSSRSVGELGVLINASMAKKIDSFEQLTTRNGRLRMRRCGPTPHLLIFLGG; translated from the coding sequence atggtagcgccaggaaagacggggttggaggagtcatataggcaaCCGAAACGGAACAGGACTAGGATGaagatctgtacttataacgcacatacgcttgcatcggaagcggccatcgaagatctgatgatgcaagccaagaaaaCCAAGTACGACTTCATTGGACTGACCGAGAAGAGACGACGTCATCCTCTCAAcaccgtatatgaaactggagaagaacagTCCTTAGGAACATGCAGCAGTAGAAGTGTTGGTGAACTTGGCGTCCTCATCAAcgcgagtatggcaaagaaaatcgactcttttgaacaacttacaacccgaaacggacgtctgcggatgagaagatgtggtccaacaccacatcttctcatctttcTCGGAGGATGA
- a CDS encoding hypothetical protein (NECATOR_CHRII.G5922.T1), producing the protein MGNEAITFAAGKVVCGRWRVISRLGAGGCGSVYKVEDLQQKGYIAALKVEAIVEDDSGVLKLEAAVLKKLADRKNVIRLLQSGKRSKYSFIVMTICGSDLMSLKKRSPEGFSENTILRIGIYALYAIKQLHEIGFVHRDVKPGNMMNGASGRDRRIIFLIDYGMVRNFVIRGAKGISMRKPRKNVLLRGTLRYCSLSVHRRLEQGRVDDLWAMLYMLGELYVGLPWNRITVEKEIVKIKESETDENVFKECPEEFVAIAKYLRTLNYQDRPDYFKLYTWFMGAMKREKYTFSDKYDWEDDSVFAAKLNTAIDYSTREKKTKKALEGYEKEALLYTNIHERNFKEVVLEL; encoded by the exons ATGGGCAACGAGGCGATAACATTCGCCGCTGGAAAA GTAGTCTGTGGCCGATGGAGGGTGATCTCACGGCTCGGTGCAGGTGGTTGCGGTAGTGTGTACAAAGTGGAAGATCTCCAGCAGAAGGGTTACATTGCCGCACTAAAA GTCGAAGCCATTGTTGAAGACGACAGTGGCGTACTAAAGCTTGAAGCAGCTGTACTGAAGAAATTAGCAGATAGAAAGAACGTAATACGACTACTCCAATCCGGAAAGCGCTCGAAATACAG TTTCATAGTAATGACTATATGCGGCTCGGATCTGATGTCACTGAAGAAGAGATCGCCAGAAGGTTTTAGTGAAAACACCATACTTCGTATTGGTATATACGCACTCTATGCCATAAAACAG CTACACGAGATCGGGTTTGTACATAGAGATGTGAAGCCAGGCAATATGATGAACGGGGCTAGTGGAAGAGATCGTCGTATAATATTCCTCATAGATTACG gtaTGGTACGGAATTTCGTTATACGAGGAGCTAAGGGGATATCCATGCGAAAACCAAGGAAGAACGTGCTTCTGCGGGGCACATTAAGGTATTGCTCATTGAGCGTACATAGGCGACTAGAACAG GGCCGAGTAGATGATTTGTGGGCGATGCTTTACATGCTCGGCGAATTATACGTTGGACTACCGTGGAATCGGATTActgtagagaaagaaatagtaaaaataaaggaaagcgAAACGGATGAGAACGTTTTTAAG GAGTGTCCAGAGGAATTTGTGGCTATAGCTAAGTATTTGCGGACGCTGAACTATCAAGATAGACCAGACTATTTTAAGCTGTACACATGG ttTATGGGCGCAATGAAACGGGAAAAATACACATTTTCGGATAAGTACGATTGGGAAGACGATAGCGTTTTCGCGGCAAAATTAAATACAGCTATTGACTACAGTACTcgcgagaagaaaacaaaaaaagcgctGGAAG gTTATGAAAAAGAGGCGCTTCTCTACACAAATATACATGAACGTAATTTTAAGGAAGTGGTGCTGGAATTATAA